TGTCTTCTTATTCAAAACTGATGTCTGTTTTGCAACTACTCCAATAACCCTTCTCCCAAGACTGAGTAGGTAATGATCTGAAGAAATGGATTGATAGCTGATAAAAaatttaatgaatgaataaataaaggaaatagacatgcattttatgttaaatttacttttttcttacttttttgctCAAAGGTCAATTTTAAATCACTTTGTTAATGGAGCATTTGCAGGTGTTCCTTGTATTGCTGTTACTAAAGATGTAGTCAAAATTATCACCTAAtcaatgtatttttctttcacctctatatttcattttcaaatagtaAAAAATCCATTATTATCCACATCTACTGTTATTCTTTGGCTGATTTACCACACTTTTGTAATATTGAATGTTAACATATACAAATTTTGCAGTGCATATTTACTGACTAGAACCATTAAAATTTAATATGAAAGATTTTATAGTTGTGAAGAAAGTTGTTACCTCTAATGCTTCTCTTTATGTAAACCCAATATTAAGACTGCAAGGATTGGACTTGACAAACGGGAACCAACagaagtgtgaggcagcagtattaCCGATCATGTTGTTAGTCACAACACCTGACAagtaaaaatcaaatttaaaaaatatacaatgtcACCTTTATGAAAATTAAGAATTCTACTGGTCTGCAGCCAAGACAAGCTTTTTCTCCCTGTGATCCTGGAAAAGGAGAGATGGACAAACCTGTTGGTTTTAATTATTACCATACGTTCACATTCATATGTTGGccacttattttttaattgtacatttgtacatttttaatattaaacccATACTTTGCCATTATTACCCATTTGTATTCTTCTTTCTCGGTGtagtccatctatctatctatctatctatctatctatctatctagaactgTTCTAGTACAGTCTTCTGTCAGATCTGAACTGACACAGATTCTTTCTAGATGataataattgaaataaaacCATTCAAACACACTCATAAAAGATGAAAAATAGCATTAAGGTAAAAGAGACAACTTCCTTTTTTGTGACTTTGGCATCTCATTTCCtatctttttaaacttttacagtattaatattaatttgcCAATCTGTTTTAACTGCACAGTGAATTTTACATTGCTGAAATAGaatattctcaaatctgcttaatccaatgtaAGGTTATTGTGAAGCATGAGCACTGGAAACAGCCCAGTTCAGGATTCCACTCTATTGCAGGGACCACTCGTGCATACCCACACAAGGATTGGAATGACGTCTTTGTAGATGTGTCAGAAAATCTGATGTGGCCAGAAGAAAACCCACACTCAgatgaggagaatgtgcaaactcagcACAGATAATATTCAGGCATGGAATTTGAATTAGGATGATGGATCCATGATGGGGCAGTTCTACCCACTGTGTCAAAGTTTTGATTAAACACATTTTGCTTAATAGAGAAATCTGCATTTCATTCAAAAAACGGTCATGCCTCAtcattctataataaaataacacaGGAAACTACTTGTcctgaatttgtttatttataaacatattatatatagaataaagtgaataaaaagatATATTCTCTTCAACAAAAGtatatttagaaaaaagttcataaTTTATTAAACTCTGAGGATGTATTCTTCACTTATGCAAACACATTccacatttaatatattatttacatatatacaaataaaatactatAGTACTGTAGTTTATGCACAATTATAGAGTCCATGTTAAAGTGAAAAGTTGAATTAAGATGGGCTTGACAAGCAGACATCCAGTTCATCAGAAGATCCCTCCAAAGAATCATTCTCGTCATCCTCATGCCCCTCGTCATCATCATCCCCATGGCCTTGGGAGCCTGGGCTGGGCTGGGGGACTGAGAGGCCCAGTTTTGCCAGTTTGGCTTGTTGTTGTTCCAGTGACTGCTTCCTCCATTTGATTCGCCTATTTTGAAACCAGACTTTCACCTGTTTTTAACAGATAAGAAAAATAACATGAGTAGTCAGCACACTAATCCCAGTTAACGTACATTTTAATACCAGGGCATGGAAAAGTACATGTATCAGGGCCTTACTGGAAAACAAATGACGCAAGTGCTTATTTACAACTGAGAATAATAATCATAAATGTGCAtccacattcatttatttatctattaactTGCAAGTTCATTTTTCTCATATCCTCCTTTGCCAAATGTCTGTGTTGTAAAGTACCGAACATacagtaacataacattctcaaatccacttaatccaattcccAGAGCCCTTCCTGGCATCACTGAGTAGAAACCAGCCCTGAACTGGATACCAGTGCATCATAGGACCCATTCACACAAGACCATTTGAGACTTGCGGATTAACCTAAccatatgttttttaaaatagcGGCTGAAGAATTGAGTACATggagaaaatgcaaattttacaTAGGCAACAAGTGAGCGACAGATTCAAAgttaggatgatggctctgtgaAACACTAATGCCACCTGTAATGTACTTTACATTACTGATTTGGACTGTTGCTGCCTGTACAAGCAGGTTTTCCAGTATATGTGAGTGTGCACCTGTGTGTAGATATCACTGTTGGTGCTCTGAGGTCTTGctgaatatagatttttttttttttttttacttttaacaataTCTTAAGCCATCTACATTCTTAATAATGCTGGTACTGAATTGGCACTTTACTGGCTTGAATGGATCCCTGTTGCTTAACAAAGAACCTTTTCACTCTGGAAAAGGTTCTTTAGGTATGAAATCGGTTCTTTGGACTGTGAATAACTTcataatatgtggacaaaacagaaatctttagtgAGTGATATGCTACCAGCAGGATactaacagaaaaagaaaatgtaaatggtattgactatttcacaaatctgttattatttattcagttatttATGGAGTCTGTTAGAAATCTAATTAAAAGGTTCTTCCTGGGTCTTCATGTGGGTAGTTCTTTGGGAATTAAAAATGGTCatcctatggcatcactctgaagaaccactttagcaactttatttttaatgatataGTTCTAGTTTGTGAGGTACTGtattttaacatttgcaaaatatgtGGACATGCACAACTCATAAGCTTTAAATCAAGAAGTAAGTAACTTGAATTTGTGCTAGTGTCATTCCTCCAGGAAACGTTCTGACCTTGTATACCAATGTGATAGGGATAAGGTTTGTACTCCAGCTTGGAACTTGAATGGACAGAGTAAGTTAAAAAAATCCCTCCATATtccaaatctgcttatccagagcagggtagtgcagatgctggagcctatcccagcagcaaaattaatttatatagcacatttccaaaaGATCACCCAGACCACTTGCACATTCTATAGCCGATGACTGTGTCACCATTAACAGAATAGCAGGAAtcaggcacaagtcaggaacaatacctggatggggcaccagttcatcacaggttGAACAAACACAatggcacacacagacacatatcagGGCAATTTAGCTTCGTCAATCCACCTGACCGGcgtgtctttgaattgtgggaggaaacccacatggacattagtaaaacatgcaaactccattcagggagcacctgggacagGACCCTGGTCTCCTTTCGGTGAGAAAGCTGCaccattaaatattattatactgtatcattaaaaaaatagtatactgctaaaaaaacttgtaaataaaaatttgcagttttaattgtaataaataacCATATGTTTTTGCCATGACACCTACTGACCACTGTTGAATTATATAACAATAAACCGGTATACAGTTGCTCAGAGGACCACGTTAAGTATTCTTATGGATCAAGGACAATAGtctagagtaatatatatatatatatatatatatatatatatatatatatatatatatatatatatatatatatatatattcagcgcAATGGAATTAACTCTTGGAAGTATGTAAATGAtagtgttttaaataaatgcagtcattttaGCGCACTTCATGTTGACCAGCTCAAATTCAAAAAGCTCATTATAGTTAGAAAAATAGTAATAATCGTAATAATATAATGAAACAGTCAaagcagatattttaaaatgaatgccctTTACAATTTACTCTTTCATATCTTAATTAAAAGATACTGCAGTTCAGTTcggtttatttttttatggttttgaGGTATACTTGCTACTGCTATCGAGATACTTTGACGGGTTTCTCAGCTCCAGCTTGCCAACTAAATATCTCTTTAATGTTGAAAGCTGATGTACCTAGTCCTCCATTCTGTGATCATAGCATGGAATCTGAAAAACGTCGGTACTGACCTGAGCCTCGGTGAGGTGTAGCGCGGAGGCCAACACGAACCTTTCCGACCCGACCATGTACTGCTGCCGGGCAAACTCCTTCTCCAGGCGGGTCAGCTGCTCATTGGTGAATATCGTACGCACCCTCTTGGACTTGCCGGCCTTGGTTCGAAGAGAATGAAGGCCGTGTTTAGACAGGTGGGTATCTGTAAGAGATCAGATGCGAACATCAGCACATCAGAATACATGTAAACAGTTTTAAACAGCACTGTTTTGATTATTACGCGTCCGTGCTTACCGTTGGGAAAGACTGCCCCACGATAGGGTGCTGCATAGCCGAAGGGCGGGCAGTAGTACACTGGGTAGCCAGACTGTGCTGGAACTGGACTCGATGGGTACAGATGTGTTGGCAGTGGAGCATAAAAGGGCACTTCAGCTGTAAAGTCCGACGCGGGAAGCGGGCACTTCCCTGCACTGCACAAAGAGCTTGGTCTATCCAACGATGAGTTTGACTCGGGAGTTGCCAGCAGTGAGTCGATGGTGAAAGATTTTCTAGAGACCGGTTTCGATGTGACCTGTCTGCTGACAGGGTATTCAGGATAAAGAGATGCATAAGGTCGGAGCAGATATCCACGATTTTCAAAAGCCATGCCCAAGTACTGCCCAAGTCCTCTTGTTTTTAGATCCAAGGAGTTCGCTGAATTGGCTCGTATGTTTGTCCAGAGTCAGGATGAGCTCTTCTTATAGGCAGCCCTCTGCCCCGAAGTGTTAACAGACCCCCGCTAAGCCTTTCACGTCTTAAGTAGCACATGCGAAAAAAAACGACCGGCCCAAAAAGGGATCCAATTAATTGATTGACCTGCAACATGCTGTGACTGTCAATATCTTAATGGCCGTGTCCATAACAAGATGCTGTCGAAACCTCGTGCACACAGGAGTTTCTTTCAGGTTAAGTGGGGGTTGCGGCTTGTGCAGATTTCTGAAAGGGCCCATCTCCAAAAGCAATCATTACCGCTGCGAAAGCCTTGATGTTACATAATCATCTTACTTCGTGTCTTAATTCTCAAAGCCAGCTGACAGATGTTGAACAAGCAGCGGAACAAATAGTTTCGCCCTTGGAGAGCAAAGTCGACGGAGGAATCGCATTATAGGAAACTGTGTCTAGCTGGTTATAGTGCCATTGTGCATTGcataattaagaagaaaaaaaaaagttttctgattTCTTGTTTATGTTATACGTGGGAAATAAATAACACACtgcatattataatataattCCATCCATACATTCACCCGTCGAAGACTGAATCCAGTGATCCATCCATCTACCCGTTTAGAAGtcgaattaaaaaatgttaaatgagaTGTTGTagttgaatacaaaagaaatggaTATTACAAAGTCGAGCCTGCTTACATGCAATGACCAATTTTAGCAGAAGATACAAACAAATAACACTGTAAGACATCTGAAAAAGTATTTGGATTCAGATATGTCTCGTttctattttcatatttatttaatattgtaattctaatttactgcggtgggttggcaccctgccctggattggttcctgccttgtgccctgtgttggctgggattggctccggcagacccccgtgacccaatattcggattcagcgggttagaaaatggatggatggattctaatTTAAtattctggggaaaaaaagaaacggtAACAACCATTAAAAGCTATACTTATCAGCAATGCGAAAGCACTGGATTTTCTTTAGTTGTATTTAGTGTATGaatcacattataaaaataaaagatccaATTGGCGCACCATTGCATACATTGATGTTTAAAATTGATATGCATAAGGTTCACATCACCTCtcagaaaataaactttaaattcGCACAGCAACACACATGACTGTCTTTAGCAACTGTATTTTATGCGATGAACGGTAAATGGATAACAGGTCAACAGTGCAGACATAACTTTAATACTCAGTCAGTCTTCTAAGCTCTGGTATGTCaaaagtgctaaaaaaaaaatcagtggtaTAGTTTTGAGGCCGAAATAAGTGCAGAATCGGCTTTTTAGGGTCACGGGTTAACTTTTGTATATTTCgtaaaagaaaacatctgttgctacatTACTTTGAACTACACGAATACTAGACCCATCATTTACGTTTATTTTCACCTTTATATTGCTGCAAGACCGAAATGCAAAACGAAATTCTTAGTCACAAATCTATTTTGTCCTGCTCTCCACTAGTTGGTGCCCATATATCTCTACCcaatgtgtatgtgttttttttttttaatattaaatcatttaattaaatgtattaatctggataatagtaaaaaaaacaaaaaaactttaggcattcattttataaagaatacgttcacattttcattaaataatatCAACACTGTGTCTAATTGCCACAATTACGAGTCAATGTTTAATAACAAGGtccctctattaaataaaatagtaaaagtcTTAACATGAATCAAAATTTTACAAGAAATACTGACTTGAGTGCTTAACCTTTTATATTAATTGTATACGGTGGAGATTGCCCTATGATGtcctggcgccctgtccagggtttcttcctgctttgcgcccttcTACACTAAGCAGGTGAAAGGAAAATGTCCAAAATGctttattaatttcaattttgGAAGCAAAATCTCAAGTACTATATCATTTGATTAACAGGCTCATGCAGATTGACTGACTGGTGCCAAGTCATTGGTCTACAGATTTATGTACACTCTTATAAATCATGGCTCTTTAATGCCACTttgtggttctttactgggttgtgtggttcaaTGCTGACAAATCACCTTTCATTCTGAGAAGGGTTCTTTGTAAataaaggttttttgttttttttttgtatgtgtgcgTGCAGTGCttggaaaaacttcctaatatgtagaaaaaaaaaccctgaaatcttCAATGTGGGAGGCTACCTAAGCACTAACAAAGGAAACCTGAACTGAGTGTACTGTATGCAGCATATTGGTATTTCACATGCAAATATGTTTCCATCTATTCCTGGttatttggaatattttataGATCCACACTGACAACTTTATTTTTTAGGAGTGTATAAACGAATTATGTTCCATatcatttgtatttgtgtgttttttttttgtgaatttacaTCATCATTACTAATCCTCCTTAaatcaaataatagaaaaaaatatttgtctctCATTTGTATCTGGCGTCCGTCACTGCAGAATCTTCACGAACGAACACTGACACGGGTGGCAGCACAATACATGGCACAATAATgataatttaggatcatcaattaACTTAACACGCATGTGAGGGAAGAACACGCGCAAACTTTCCACATCTGGAAACTCCAGCAGCTCGAGTATTTGTACCTCCTTGGCTGAAGCTGTGAGATTTGTTTCGGACTTCTTCGCTATGCTTTTATATTACTTCGTTACATGGCATAtcttttgctttttgtctgtcGCCATTAAATCATACTTCTTTTTGGTATCTGCCGATTTGATTTTGAACCctatatcattttaaaatcctTGTTATCTTCAATCAGTTTGCAAACAATTTTTGCATAGACGCTAGTGCAGTcctaaacaaacaatattaaacttATAATACAACTtacatactctttctctgtaagtAGGGAAACCACATTTCAGGCGGCATGAACTTTTACTTACCTGGCccacgcttttatccaaagcgaattacaacatttgagataaaattgattatatttatttatttatttattttgttttttccaattggagcacaagcaggtgaagtaacttgctcaGAGTTAGTGGTGGGGTTTAAACCCACAACCGgcttgaagttcaaagccttaaccaatgCGCCACACCGaaagtctttattattattactattattattattattatttttattattaatattatcaacaataataataataataataggttgtTCACTGTGTAGCGCTGCCGCTTAACAGTTCGGATCCCGAGTTTGCCCTATGAGTTTGCAAGCTCACTTCCTATGTCTGCATGTTTGGTTGTTTCTCCCACCTCCACAAAGACCAGCAGGTCAGTTGGACGGGGCGACTGTAAAATGGTCGAGTGTAAGTATGTATGTGAGTGAACTTCTAATGGACTAGAACCCTAAAACGCTCCAcggctgttttctgccttgcccAAAGCATTGCAATGATGAACTTTCACCACCTGTGACCTTAAATTGGACTGCGAGTGCTTGAGAATTGTATAACAACAGAACATAGGTGTCGCTTCATCAGTTGCAAGTCGGGACCATATCTGGACCGTCCAATAACCCATTCACGGAAATGCTCACTGTTACATTCATACAAGATACGCACATTTGGCACATGAAAGTTAAagaaataacctttttttttcttttagatcagtAAAAGGCTCCGTAGATGACCATGAACCGATGATACCAGATTTTTGAAATACCAGTACATTCCTGATTTTTAAAGTCTCTTGCTGCAGGCAGTGACACAGGCGTTCAGTCTTTCTTAACCTGTCATTATCCTGTCTGGTGTCCTATACACTAAAGATGTATGTTTTGTCCacttatttgtattctttttaaaGCCTAAAAAGTCAACTTCTATACAAAGAACCAGCATTCACAGAATAAAagagttctttgtcaagcaatagttcaaaAAACTGAACCGAGTAATGCCATTTAAGAATGTTCAAGAGTATGGTGGCTGATTTGTGATGCAACGAAATAATAATGTTAGCATCCAATATAAAATCAACAATTACTGATTTTGGTTTTCTAAGAAGAAGCTTTTAACGCGTTCACAGTAAGTGCAGTTAATACGCGATCATTAAGTTAAAAAGCGCTGTCCTGTTTTTTCTTCACTTCAGTCCTGACGTTAACAATTAAAATTGTGGCTGTCCTTGAATTCGATACCGAAACGTCCACACAAAGGAAAGTGGGATTCTCACCTACAGCTTTACCATAACGGCTTTACTCGGTGAAAATGCGGGTTTGATGG
This genomic window from Polypterus senegalus isolate Bchr_013 chromosome 4, ASM1683550v1, whole genome shotgun sequence contains:
- the noto gene encoding homeobox protein notochord, with translation MAFENRGYLLRPYASLYPEYPVSRQVTSKPVSRKSFTIDSLLATPESNSSLDRPSSLCSAGKCPLPASDFTAEVPFYAPLPTHLYPSSPVPAQSGYPVYYCPPFGYAAPYRGAVFPNDTHLSKHGLHSLRTKAGKSKRVRTIFTNEQLTRLEKEFARQQYMVGSERFVLASALHLTEAQVKVWFQNRRIKWRKQSLEQQQAKLAKLGLSVPQPSPGSQGHGDDDDEGHEDDENDSLEGSSDELDVCLSSPS